The Rhodobacter sp. 24-YEA-8 DNA segment AACCGGATCCGGCTATGCCGAGGGCGGCGATGCAGCTGTCCGGGGGGCTGCCGAATGATCGGCCGGATGCAGATGGATCCCTGGGGATACCGGCTGCTTTTCCTGGCGCTGGCGGGGCTGTTTCTCTTTGTGCGGCTTTTGCCGCTCAGCACGGCAGTGGGCCGGTTTCCCGGGCCGGATCTGCTGTTATGCCTGATCATTGCCTGGATGATGCGCCGTCCCGATTTCCTGCCGGTCTGGCTGATCGCGCCGGTCCTGCTGATCGAGGATCTGTTGCTGCTGCGCCCGCCGGGGCTCTGGACGGCGCTGGTCGTGCTCGCGTCAGAATTCCTGCGCGGCCGCCATGCGCTGACGCGTGAGATGAATTTCGCCGTCGAATGGCTGCTGGCCTCGGGGCTGATGATCGCGATGTTGCTGGCGCAGCGGCTGGCGCTTACGCTGACCCTTGTTGATCTGCCGCCTTTCGGATTCGCCGTGGTCCAGGTGCTGTGGTCGATCCTCGCCTATCCGCTGGTGGTGGGCCTGTCGCGCCTGGCTTTTGATCTGAGAAAACCCGCCACCGGTGAGGTGGATGATTTCGGCAGACGGTTGTGAACGGGTGACCTGATGAGACGCACGCAAAAAGACGCGGAAGACAGCGCCCGCAGCATCACGCGGCGGGGCCTTTTGCTGGGCGGCGGCATGACGGCGATGGTTGCAGCGCTTGGCGTGCGGATGCGCTATCTCCAGGTCGACCAGGCCGAGGAATTCAAGCTTCTGGCCGAAGAAAACCGCATCTCGATCGAACTGATCCCGCCGGGGCGCGGCCTGATCCAGGACCGCAATGGCAAGCTGATCGCCGGGAATGAACAGAATTACCGCGTGGTGATCACGCGCGAGGATGCGGGCGATGTGGATCGGGTGATGCACCGCCTTGCCGGGCTGATCCCCATGACCTCCGAAGAGCTGGACCAGACGCTGGCCGATGTGAAGAAGAACGCGGCGCATGTGAAGGTCGTGGTGAAAGACCGGCTCGACTGGGATGATTTCTCGAAAGTTGCGATCAATGCGCCGGCGCTGCCGGGGGTGATCCCCGAGGTCGGCCTGTCGCGGATCTATCCGCGCGGCTATGATTTCGCCCATGTCGTCGGCTATGTCGGCGCGGTGTCGCAAAAGGATCTCGACGAGCAGGAGGATCCCGACCCGATCCTCAGACTGCCGAAGTTCCAGATCGGCAAGATCGGGACCGAGCGCTGGATGGAGAAGGTGCTGCGCGGTCGTGCCGGCACCCGCCAGGTGGAAAAGAACGCCTTTGGCCGGGTGATGCGCGAGCTGGGCCGCGAGGAAGGTGTCGCCGGCGGCGATATCCGCCTGACCATCGACGCCGATCTGCAGAACTTCGCCCAGGCCCGCCTCGGCAGTGAAAGCGCCGCCGTGGTGGTGATGGACGTCCGGAACGGTGATCTCTTGTGCTGTGCCTCGGCGCCCTCGTTCAACCCGAACCTTTTTGTGCGCGGCATCAGCCATACCGATTATGCCAGCCTGACCGAAAACGACCACCGGCCATTGGCGAATAAGGCGGTCTCGGGCGCCTATCCGCCCGGATCGACCTTCAAGATGGTCACCGCGCTGGCGGCGCTTGATTCAGGTGCGATTGAGCTGGGCCATAAGGTGCGCTGCCCGGGTTATCTGGAATTCGGCGGCCGCCGCTTCCACTGCTGGAGCCGGGGCGGCCATGGCACCCTGTCTCTGACCCAGAGCCTGCAGAAAAGCTGCGACGTCTATTATTACGACATCGCGCAAAAGGTCGGCATCGATAAGATGGCCGAAATGGGTCGCCGTCTCGGGCTTGGCAACCGCCATGACCTGCCGATGTCGGCGATTGTGCCGGGCACCATGCCCGACCGCGCCTGGAAACAGGAAAGCTACGGCCAGGACTGGCGGATCGGCGACACGATCAACGCTTCGATCGGTCAGGGCTATGTGCTGGCCTCGCCTTTGCAACTGGCGGTGATGACGGCGCGGATCGCCTCGGGCCGCGCGGTAGAGCCGCGCCTGGTGCGGATGATCGACGGGAAAGAGATTGCCGCGCCTGAACCGGCCTCGCTCGGGATTGAAGAACGCCACCTTGCGGCGATGCGCCAGGGGATGTGGGATGTGGTCAACAGCCAGGCGGGCACCGCACGCTCGGCCCGGATCGTCGACCCGACCATGATCCTTGCCGGCAAAACCGGCACCAGCCAGGTCCGGAACATCAGCGCGGCCGAACGCAGCCAGGGTGTGATCCGCAACGAACAACTGCCCTGGCGGCGGCGCGACCATGCGCTTTACGTGGGCTATGCGCCCTATGACAATCCGCGCTATGCGGTGGCGGTGATCATCGAACATGGCGGCGGTGGCTCGACCGTCGCGGCGCCGGTTGCGCGCGATGTGATCCTTTCGGCCCTTGCCGGAGGCCGCCCTCCCCTCGCCGCCTACCCTTCCGACCAGCGCGGCCGGATCGAATCGATGCTGAAAGACCTGCCGCTGCGCGACCCCGAGACCGGCGCCCTCACCACTTCCGATCAGGCCTGAGCCAATGGCATTTTTCGAGAACCGCCTGAAACAGGCCCCGACCGGCATCCGCAAGGTGCTTTACCTGAACTGGCAGGTGATCGTGCTGGTCTCCGCGGTCTCGGCGGTGGGTATCCTCATGCTCTGGTCGGTGGCGGGCGGAGATTTCAATCTCTGGGCCCGGCGTCAGGCCCAGGTGTTCGCCGTGGGCATGGTATTGATGTTCATGGTC contains these protein-coding regions:
- the mrdA gene encoding penicillin-binding protein 2; translation: MRRTQKDAEDSARSITRRGLLLGGGMTAMVAALGVRMRYLQVDQAEEFKLLAEENRISIELIPPGRGLIQDRNGKLIAGNEQNYRVVITREDAGDVDRVMHRLAGLIPMTSEELDQTLADVKKNAAHVKVVVKDRLDWDDFSKVAINAPALPGVIPEVGLSRIYPRGYDFAHVVGYVGAVSQKDLDEQEDPDPILRLPKFQIGKIGTERWMEKVLRGRAGTRQVEKNAFGRVMRELGREEGVAGGDIRLTIDADLQNFAQARLGSESAAVVVMDVRNGDLLCCASAPSFNPNLFVRGISHTDYASLTENDHRPLANKAVSGAYPPGSTFKMVTALAALDSGAIELGHKVRCPGYLEFGGRRFHCWSRGGHGTLSLTQSLQKSCDVYYYDIAQKVGIDKMAEMGRRLGLGNRHDLPMSAIVPGTMPDRAWKQESYGQDWRIGDTINASIGQGYVLASPLQLAVMTARIASGRAVEPRLVRMIDGKEIAAPEPASLGIEERHLAAMRQGMWDVVNSQAGTARSARIVDPTMILAGKTGTSQVRNISAAERSQGVIRNEQLPWRRRDHALYVGYAPYDNPRYAVAVIIEHGGGGSTVAAPVARDVILSALAGGRPPLAAYPSDQRGRIESMLKDLPLRDPETGALTTSDQA